The Pedobacter roseus genome contains a region encoding:
- a CDS encoding RagB/SusD family nutrient uptake outer membrane protein — protein MKNSTKQIYKAFIFANLVLPVFFLASCEKKFLEEKPNNALVIPQTISELQALLDNYRFFVQNVGPSLNQAASDDFTISDVGLKSLQSYERDSYLWSKDLLMFSLEWEYPYRQILYTNVVLEGLQKIVPSDKEKDSYTSLKGMALFLRAQALYNLSQTFCEVYTPSNAQSSPGVPIPLSADVTKRYERGPLGQTYSQILEDLELSSTLLPQTTTYLTRPSKAAASALKARVFLSMQKYGDALREADNALSANSNLIDFNTLSTTSTRSFPLALTSGNKEIIYYSSLILNVFTTSTQNSVNSTLFAMYDVNDLRKAIFFNNRGNGIYTFKGSYSGDSYLFSGSATNEMFLIRAECRSRLGDLAGATADLNTLLVKRYKTGTYIPVTSISADEVLETILRERRKELLARGLRWGDLRRLNLDSRFSKSIQKTAEGVTYILPAGDPRYVFPIPLSELAYHNIAQNPR, from the coding sequence ATGAAAAATTCAACTAAACAAATATACAAGGCCTTTATATTTGCCAATTTAGTTTTACCAGTTTTCTTTCTGGCATCATGTGAAAAAAAATTTCTGGAGGAAAAACCAAATAATGCTCTTGTTATTCCTCAAACAATATCCGAACTTCAGGCCCTATTGGATAATTATCGTTTTTTTGTTCAAAATGTCGGGCCGTCTTTGAACCAGGCTGCATCTGATGATTTTACAATATCCGATGTAGGTTTAAAATCGCTGCAAAGTTATGAGCGGGATTCATATTTATGGAGTAAGGATTTGCTAATGTTTTCTCTTGAATGGGAATATCCATATCGTCAAATTCTTTATACGAATGTTGTACTTGAAGGCCTCCAGAAAATTGTTCCCTCGGACAAAGAGAAAGATAGTTATACTAGCTTGAAGGGAATGGCACTTTTTCTTAGAGCGCAGGCCCTTTATAACCTTTCGCAAACTTTCTGTGAAGTCTACACACCTTCAAATGCTCAAAGTTCACCGGGTGTACCAATACCTCTGAGCGCTGATGTTACAAAAAGGTATGAACGGGGGCCTCTCGGACAAACATATAGTCAGATACTTGAAGATCTTGAGCTATCCTCGACACTCCTGCCACAAACCACAACGTATCTCACCCGGCCATCCAAGGCCGCGGCGAGTGCATTGAAAGCTAGGGTATTTCTTTCAATGCAGAAATATGGGGATGCACTAAGGGAAGCGGATAATGCACTCAGCGCAAATAGCAACCTTATTGATTTCAATACTTTAAGCACGACCTCTACACGCTCATTCCCACTTGCGCTAACTTCAGGAAACAAAGAAATTATCTATTACTCTTCCCTGATTTTAAATGTATTCACTACCTCTACCCAAAATAGTGTTAATTCTACTCTCTTTGCGATGTATGATGTCAATGATTTGAGGAAAGCTATTTTTTTCAATAATAGAGGGAACGGGATTTATACCTTTAAAGGTTCGTACTCTGGGGACAGCTATCTTTTTTCTGGGTCAGCAACAAATGAAATGTTTTTGATACGAGCTGAGTGTAGGTCTAGATTAGGAGATCTTGCTGGTGCAACTGCCGATCTTAATACACTTTTAGTAAAGCGATACAAAACAGGCACATATATTCCCGTTACATCTATATCTGCTGATGAGGTGCTTGAAACAATCTTAAGAGAAAGAAGAAAGGAACTTTTGGCACGAGGGCTAAGATGGGGAGACTTGAGGAGGCTAAACCTTGATTCGAGATTTTCAAAATCCATTCAAAAAACGGCCGAGGGAGTAACTTACATCCTACCAGCCGGAGACCCAAGATATGTTTTCCCAATTCCGTTGAGTGAATTGGCTTACCATAATATTGCTCAAAACCCTAGATAA
- a CDS encoding MauE/DoxX family redox-associated membrane protein produces the protein MGCKKSKNHRIRVAIHTSIVSNFNRQSIVVRKCKKMEDIHLKKDKSKNTLLISVISAMLIMLWVYTAISKLTDLDSFQRQLYKQHLNRRLMDTMLWFLPVAEICNSMLLIWRKTQFWGMVFSSFLMTVFTGYISLVLLGFFEKVPCSCGGILKNLSWTAHFWFNVTFLLLSLIGTYYTLIDIKNLKKEV, from the coding sequence ATGGGGTGCAAAAAGAGCAAAAATCACCGAATTCGGGTAGCGATTCATACTTCTATTGTTTCGAACTTTAATCGACAATCAATAGTTGTAAGAAAGTGTAAAAAAATGGAAGATATTCATTTAAAAAAAGACAAGAGTAAAAACACTCTGTTAATAAGTGTAATCTCTGCTATGCTCATAATGTTATGGGTGTATACGGCGATCTCAAAATTGACTGATTTAGATTCCTTTCAAAGGCAATTGTACAAACAGCATCTTAACAGGAGATTGATGGACACTATGTTGTGGTTCCTGCCCGTCGCGGAAATTTGTAACTCCATGTTGCTGATTTGGCGGAAAACGCAATTTTGGGGAATGGTATTTTCATCTTTTCTAATGACGGTCTTTACGGGATATATTTCCCTTGTATTATTGGGATTTTTCGAAAAGGTACCCTGTAGCTGTGGGGGAATACTTAAAAATCTAAGTTGGACTGCTCACTTTTGGTTTAACGTTACATTTCTTTTATTGTCTCTAATTGGAACTTATTATACATTAATCGATATAAAAAATTTAAAAAAGGAGGTATAA
- a CDS encoding Crp/Fnr family transcriptional regulator translates to MKRLIEKLQSLQNANVNLVSQIAEMFVPKFFNKGLLLSTPDHSYPELYFIEDGLARGYFIHEGQENTSWILEHGFILPTTSFFSFSQSIEYINFLKDSSGYALNLIQWNEHAKVNPKFSLILLEIYEENIQNVKQREQMLRIRHAETRFLHFRNLHPELINLPIHKILASLLAIESKYLFKIKRKYRKQ, encoded by the coding sequence ATGAAACGACTCATCGAAAAACTTCAAAGCCTTCAAAATGCCAACGTAAATCTTGTAAGTCAGATTGCCGAAATGTTTGTTCCCAAGTTTTTTAACAAGGGTCTACTACTTAGCACACCCGACCACTCCTATCCGGAACTTTATTTTATAGAAGATGGTTTAGCCCGAGGTTACTTTATACATGAGGGGCAGGAAAACACATCGTGGATACTAGAGCATGGATTCATATTACCCACAACTTCATTTTTTTCGTTTAGCCAATCAATTGAGTATATAAATTTTCTAAAAGATAGTTCAGGTTACGCTTTAAATCTTATCCAATGGAATGAGCATGCAAAAGTAAATCCCAAATTTTCACTAATACTTCTAGAAATATACGAGGAAAATATACAGAATGTAAAGCAGAGAGAGCAAATGCTAAGGATCAGGCATGCAGAAACAAGATTTCTGCATTTCCGAAATCTACATCCAGAGCTAATCAACCTTCCCATCCATAAAATACTGGCCTCGTTACTTGCTATAGAATCAAAATACCTCTTTAAGATTAAACGCAAATACAGAAAGCAATGA
- a CDS encoding Crp/Fnr family transcriptional regulator, whose protein sequence is MNGEDYTLKLSAFNPLSAGLKTYIATIAQKIPYLKGQALFISREKNLFFPLIEKGTLHIIAIDKDTDEEIIIGTNRTNDFLYHFAKIIPGSRYELYVEFLEDSSIIAISEKHFANLMKLFFDAYLLDLNFTSFHFNRLFATLFKINKIE, encoded by the coding sequence ATGAACGGTGAAGATTACACATTGAAACTAAGTGCTTTCAATCCCCTCTCAGCAGGTCTCAAAACATACATTGCTACTATCGCACAAAAAATACCTTATTTAAAAGGTCAAGCGCTATTTATATCAAGGGAGAAGAATCTGTTTTTTCCCCTAATTGAAAAAGGGACACTGCACATAATTGCTATTGATAAAGACACGGATGAGGAGATTATTATTGGTACTAACCGCACAAACGATTTTTTGTATCACTTTGCTAAAATAATCCCTGGATCAAGGTATGAGCTTTATGTAGAATTTTTGGAAGATTCTTCTATAATCGCAATAAGCGAAAAGCACTTCGCCAATCTGATGAAATTGTTCTTCGATGCGTACTTGCTTGACCTAAACTTCACATCATTTCATTTCAACAGACTATTTGCAACCCTGTTTAAAATTAATAAAATCGAGTAG
- a CDS encoding RteC domain-containing protein, producing MLIPQSEQLYLEMTSKLHAGKNELISDLLRLSSSLEMIESSTIRLNSLANRLGFSSEAEEIFFFKQIKPKFYSWKIFIVEQFNIVSNIPVDTDEAIRNYYIREIDFVRRYFEQNQFLYQYYLNDQSALDEEYFLRRNRQNILPAVNFGEFETKGDYTFAKFRAYEHLREFILTRIKLVYSDPESSIFQLLSKNSNLRWTDDKVKLVELAYGIYFMGSLNNGKADISQVVDILEKSLNVDLGVAYRKFIDISRRKSKGYTVYLDSMRNAINDHIARKLKFN from the coding sequence ATGTTAATCCCCCAATCCGAACAGCTGTACCTGGAAATGACCTCTAAGCTTCATGCTGGAAAAAATGAACTTATAAGTGATCTGCTTAGGTTATCCTCCTCCCTTGAAATGATAGAAAGCAGCACAATCCGTTTAAATTCCCTGGCAAACCGATTAGGTTTTTCCTCGGAAGCAGAAGAGATATTTTTCTTTAAACAGATCAAGCCCAAGTTTTACAGTTGGAAAATTTTTATTGTAGAACAGTTCAATATTGTCTCGAATATTCCAGTAGATACAGACGAGGCAATCCGAAATTATTACATAAGGGAAATAGATTTCGTAAGAAGATATTTTGAACAAAATCAATTTCTTTACCAATATTATCTCAATGACCAGAGCGCACTAGATGAAGAATACTTTTTAAGGCGCAATAGGCAGAACATACTTCCCGCAGTGAATTTTGGTGAATTCGAGACAAAGGGAGATTATACCTTTGCTAAATTCCGTGCGTATGAACATTTGCGGGAATTTATATTGACACGCATCAAACTGGTATACAGCGACCCAGAATCCTCAATATTTCAATTGTTGTCAAAAAACTCAAACCTGAGATGGACAGACGATAAAGTGAAGCTTGTAGAACTTGCCTATGGCATATATTTTATGGGGTCATTGAATAATGGAAAAGCAGATATATCCCAGGTCGTTGATATTCTTGAAAAGAGCTTAAATGTAGATTTGGGTGTCGCATACCGCAAGTTCATTGATATTTCTAGAAGGAAAAGCAAGGGATATACTGTTTATTTAGACAGTATGAGAAATGCCATAAACGATCATATTGCCAGAAAACTTAAGTTTAATTGA
- a CDS encoding toprim domain-containing protein: protein MSAFLNVNEIKEKVSLLDLLKNLGFSPQKVSGGEYFFLSMLREEYTASLCVNDNLGVWFDHGGAGVSGIKSGSIIDFGLAYWYPSSFPEVLKKIVEYAKINLEKTADVPVDNSRRTSSVKVPRYEVEAVNEAIGNDVISSYLKGRGVQSIAGGYLYELYYSVMDSSNHRRNYFASAWPNENGGWEVRNKYFKGCLGHKGMSFLQGSVDRLGVFEGYFDFLSWKVEHPNDPASILVLNSLSFLQAAKARAKQFGSIELYFDHDKAGISATQEFIVDINGSIDCSFKYAGFKDYNEKLVADIRKIEKSIVKPMPFSVESGFGITR, encoded by the coding sequence ATGTCAGCTTTTTTAAACGTTAATGAGATCAAGGAGAAAGTATCGCTCCTCGATCTTTTGAAGAACCTTGGGTTCAGCCCCCAGAAAGTATCAGGGGGAGAGTATTTTTTTCTAAGTATGTTGCGTGAAGAATATACGGCCTCACTTTGTGTAAATGATAATCTGGGAGTCTGGTTTGACCATGGCGGCGCAGGAGTATCGGGAATAAAAAGTGGAAGCATAATCGATTTTGGCCTTGCATATTGGTATCCCTCAAGCTTTCCTGAGGTTCTTAAGAAAATCGTAGAGTATGCAAAAATAAACCTCGAGAAAACCGCGGATGTGCCTGTTGATAACTCCCGAAGGACCTCGTCCGTCAAAGTTCCAAGATATGAAGTAGAAGCAGTAAATGAGGCAATCGGCAACGATGTCATCAGCTCTTATCTTAAAGGCAGGGGAGTGCAAAGCATTGCAGGTGGTTATTTGTATGAACTTTATTACTCGGTCATGGATAGTAGCAATCATCGCAGGAATTACTTTGCTTCAGCCTGGCCAAATGAGAATGGTGGCTGGGAGGTACGGAACAAATATTTTAAGGGTTGCCTGGGGCATAAGGGGATGAGTTTTTTGCAGGGGTCTGTTGACCGCCTAGGTGTTTTTGAAGGTTACTTTGATTTTTTGAGCTGGAAAGTCGAACATCCGAATGATCCCGCTTCCATATTGGTATTAAATTCCCTTTCCTTTCTACAGGCTGCCAAAGCCAGAGCAAAACAATTTGGTTCCATTGAACTTTACTTTGACCATGATAAGGCCGGAATTTCAGCTACTCAAGAATTTATTGTTGATATTAATGGCAGTATAGACTGTTCGTTCAAATATGCAGGGTTTAAGGATTATAATGAAAAGCTTGTGGCTGATATAAGGAAAATTGAAAAATCTATTGTTAAGCCTATGCCTTTTAGTGTAGAGAGTGGTTTTGGTATAACACGTTGA
- a CDS encoding DUF6965 family protein: protein MELQELEEFFKNCQRPEMPVFLNEATKVTDFDLFLESHLGPLRANPESKINKPLLVRLKMMKLIIESN, encoded by the coding sequence TGCAGGAATTAGAAGAGTTTTTCAAGAATTGCCAGAGACCGGAAATGCCTGTGTTTTTAAATGAGGCAACAAAAGTAACGGACTTCGATTTATTTCTAGAGAGCCACTTAGGGCCACTTAGGGCTAATCCGGAAAGTAAAATCAATAAGCCACTATTAGTAAGACTAAAAATGATGAAACTTATCATTGAGTCTAACTAG